Proteins encoded by one window of Thermococcus sp. JdF3:
- a CDS encoding YchF/TatD family DNA exonuclease — translation MIDAHAHFEFYKKDAPKIIKECRKDLAAVVDSITEYRKTHVWKSWEMLRPYFGFIFPTLGYHPNEARRGNWEKVKRVEEFILNHRNEIVAIGEIGLDYHYAENERQRENQKEIFRYFLEFAAELDLPVVIHAREAEREAFEMVQRAGVRAYFHSFAGSVELAGEIAENGHPIGINTGIVFIPEVMAAAKAVEVENMLVETDAPYMSPIKGERNRPCNVRVAIEEVAKLKGMEFEEVERVTERNAVRFFNLRL, via the coding sequence GTGATTGATGCCCACGCCCACTTCGAGTTTTACAAGAAGGACGCACCGAAGATCATAAAGGAGTGCCGGAAGGATCTCGCCGCTGTGGTGGACTCAATCACCGAGTACAGGAAAACCCACGTCTGGAAGAGCTGGGAGATGCTCAGGCCGTACTTCGGCTTCATCTTCCCCACCCTTGGGTACCATCCGAACGAGGCCAGAAGGGGCAACTGGGAGAAGGTGAAGCGGGTTGAGGAGTTCATACTGAACCACAGGAACGAGATAGTGGCGATAGGAGAGATAGGGCTCGACTACCACTACGCGGAAAACGAAAGGCAGCGGGAGAACCAAAAGGAAATTTTCCGGTATTTTCTGGAGTTTGCCGCCGAACTCGACCTCCCGGTTGTCATACACGCCAGAGAGGCCGAAAGGGAGGCCTTTGAGATGGTTCAGCGCGCGGGCGTTAGGGCGTACTTCCACTCCTTCGCCGGGAGCGTTGAGCTGGCGGGGGAGATAGCGGAAAACGGGCACCCCATCGGGATAAACACGGGGATAGTTTTCATCCCAGAGGTAATGGCGGCGGCGAAGGCAGTTGAAGTCGAAAACATGCTGGTGGAAACGGACGCTCCCTACATGAGTCCCATCAAGGGGGAGAGAAACAGACCGTGCAACGTCCGCGTTGCCATTGAAGAGGTGGCAAAGCTTAAGGGCATGGAGTTTGAGGAAGTCGAGAGGGTCACCGAGAGGAACGCGGTGAGGTTCTTCAATCTGAGGCTGTGA
- a CDS encoding M20/M25/M40 family metallo-hydrolase, giving the protein MKTERAKEILLQLLKIPSPSGEEDRIMLHIMEFLHKLNYDVHIESDGQIIDLVVNPEAELFYEVHIDTIPIRAEPFVRGNIVYGTGASDIKGGAAAILLMLENLRREGKELNVGIVFVSDEELGGQGSALFMERYKPKMAVVLEPTDLEVHIAHAGNIEAYFEVDGKEAHGACPESGVNAIEETYKMLEEMKKLEPFKARGEFFDPHIGIQELVCENPVYLIPALCRGRLEARLLPEQEVEDILDLLDPIFDEYTLKYEYTEIWDGYRLEPDEEIVQLAKKAMEVTEIDEFGGMRSWTDAINFMYNGTRTIVFGPGNLDISHTKNEHIDVRDVVTASEFLKALNEIYGKSG; this is encoded by the coding sequence ATGAAAACCGAGCGCGCGAAGGAGATACTCCTTCAGCTTTTGAAGATACCCTCCCCATCCGGGGAGGAAGACAGGATAATGCTCCACATAATGGAGTTCCTCCACAAACTGAACTACGACGTCCATATCGAGAGCGACGGGCAGATCATCGACCTCGTCGTCAACCCCGAGGCCGAGCTCTTCTATGAGGTTCACATCGACACGATACCGATTCGCGCGGAGCCCTTCGTGAGGGGCAACATCGTCTACGGAACCGGAGCGAGCGACATCAAGGGCGGGGCGGCGGCTATACTCCTCATGCTGGAGAACCTCCGCAGGGAAGGGAAGGAACTCAACGTCGGCATAGTCTTCGTCAGCGACGAGGAGCTGGGCGGCCAAGGGAGTGCGCTCTTCATGGAGCGCTACAAGCCAAAGATGGCCGTCGTTTTGGAACCGACCGACCTGGAGGTTCACATAGCCCACGCGGGCAACATCGAGGCCTACTTCGAGGTGGACGGCAAAGAGGCCCACGGAGCGTGCCCCGAGAGCGGGGTGAACGCGATAGAGGAGACCTACAAGATGCTGGAGGAGATGAAGAAGCTCGAGCCCTTCAAGGCCAGGGGCGAGTTCTTCGACCCTCACATCGGAATCCAGGAGCTGGTCTGTGAGAACCCGGTCTACTTAATCCCCGCCCTCTGCAGGGGAAGGCTTGAGGCGAGGCTTCTGCCCGAGCAGGAGGTAGAGGACATACTCGACCTGCTCGACCCGATATTCGACGAGTACACGCTGAAGTACGAGTACACCGAGATATGGGACGGCTACCGGCTGGAGCCGGACGAGGAGATAGTTCAGCTGGCGAAGAAGGCGATGGAAGTCACGGAGATAGACGAGTTCGGCGGGATGAGGAGCTGGACCGATGCCATAAACTTCATGTACAACGGAACCAGAACCATAGTGTTCGGCCCCGGAAACCTCGACATCTCCCACACCAAGAACGAGCACATCGACGTGAGGGACGTGGTTACCGCCAGCGAGTTCCTGAAGGCACTGAACGAGATTTATGGGAAGAGCGGGTGA
- a CDS encoding MBL fold metallo-hydrolase, whose amino-acid sequence MRISSIEEFPREIVPVEIPPHTTMLRGIGWDSNVYLVRDGREALVVDTGTGVNWHVYAEIWEREGLLNGVERVTIFNTHEHFDHVGGNMALADWLKRKGIEVLFAAHEATAKTLEKGDDYVILAYSYGRRFEPQKVDLHMREGDALKVGSLELELIHTPGHTAGSSCLYLDDGETRVMFTGDTVFNGTVGRTDLPTGNGWKLQESLERLRDYDVDFGLPGHGWVIKDWRENIDEILGWL is encoded by the coding sequence GTGAGGATAAGCTCCATCGAGGAGTTCCCCCGCGAGATAGTGCCCGTTGAGATTCCTCCCCACACCACGATGCTGAGGGGCATAGGCTGGGACTCGAACGTCTACCTGGTGAGGGACGGGAGAGAGGCCCTCGTAGTGGACACCGGCACCGGCGTTAACTGGCACGTCTACGCTGAAATCTGGGAGAGGGAAGGTCTCCTCAACGGCGTTGAGAGGGTCACGATATTCAACACCCACGAGCACTTCGACCACGTGGGCGGGAACATGGCCCTGGCGGACTGGCTGAAGAGGAAGGGCATTGAGGTTCTCTTCGCCGCCCACGAAGCCACGGCAAAAACGCTGGAGAAGGGAGACGACTACGTGATTCTGGCCTACTCCTACGGAAGGAGGTTTGAACCGCAGAAGGTTGATCTCCACATGAGGGAGGGCGATGCGCTCAAGGTCGGCTCACTGGAGCTTGAGCTGATTCACACGCCCGGCCACACGGCGGGAAGTTCGTGCCTTTACCTGGACGATGGTGAGACGAGGGTGATGTTCACAGGGGATACAGTCTTCAACGGCACGGTTGGAAGGACGGATCTGCCGACAGGGAACGGCTGGAAACTTCAGGAGAGCCTCGAAAGGCTCAGGGATTACGACGTTGATTTCGGTCTTCCTGGACACGGATGGGTCATAAAGGACTGGAGAGAGAACATCGATGAAATCCTGGGGTGGCTCTGA
- a CDS encoding DUF504 domain-containing protein, with protein MRKGSVKEVLAKLKYDPREDEGDYYIVIEHRGAYGDIKKIPVEMIELGHGYFFVGDAQIPYHRILRVVRKDGEVIWETRKDRRGESD; from the coding sequence ATGCGGAAGGGCTCCGTGAAGGAGGTTCTCGCGAAGCTCAAGTACGACCCGAGGGAGGACGAAGGGGACTACTACATCGTTATCGAACATCGCGGGGCCTACGGGGATATAAAAAAGATCCCCGTCGAGATGATAGAGCTCGGTCACGGCTACTTCTTTGTCGGGGACGCCCAGATACCCTACCACCGCATTCTGAGGGTCGTTAGAAAAGATGGAGAGGTAATATGGGAGACCAGAAAGGACAGGAGGGGAGAGAGTGATTGA
- a CDS encoding DUF3216 domain-containing protein, with product MAIDIPEVTEVRNLLEELGEGALIARLDSFVTLNEGLESKKGEDFIKVSILGFLEGITTTLMMKYPENERVAGLHERIRARRAELDELFRKPAMQNLR from the coding sequence ATGGCGATCGATATACCCGAGGTGACGGAGGTCAGGAACCTGCTGGAAGAGCTTGGAGAGGGGGCGCTAATAGCGAGGCTCGATTCGTTCGTGACCCTCAACGAGGGGCTTGAGAGCAAGAAGGGCGAGGACTTCATAAAGGTCTCGATACTCGGCTTCTTGGAGGGCATAACCACGACCCTTATGATGAAATACCCCGAGAACGAGCGTGTGGCCGGGCTCCACGAGCGGATACGGGCCAGGCGGGCGGAGCTGGACGAACTTTTCAGAAAGCCGGCGATGCAGAACCTGAGGTAA